In the genome of Podospora pseudocomata strain CBS 415.72m chromosome 7, whole genome shotgun sequence, the window CGACGGCAGAGCTGGCAGAATCTGCTGCCGACATCGTGCTCATGCGGCCTGACTTGAAAGGCATCCTAACCGTCATGGATTTAAGCCGCAAGTCAGTTCATCGTATAATTTTCAACTTTGCCTGGAGCTTTGCCTACAATTTATTTGCTGTTCTGCTGGCAGCGGGCGCATTTATGTCACTCAACAATGCAAGGATTCCACCAGAGTTTGCCGGGCTGGGAGAGCTGGTCAGTGTGTTGCCCGTCATTCTGGCAGCTGTACTTTTGAAGTGGGCAAGGTTCTGAACAAACCGGACGAATTTATTGGCTGTTTTGTCAATAATACATGGCTCAAGAAGAGAATAACAACACGAATTCCCACCACGAACCCATGCCACAAGTAGAAACATACACCCAGCATTCCTGAGCTCACAAACTAGCACGGTGTGTAGCCTCCATATGGCCCCGTTtaacccccaacctcacccgcCTGATCCGGTCCATCTtatccaacaccctcgtctCCAACCGCAACACGGTTTCCTTGTAGAAGGTCTGCGTGGTCCATTCGAATGAGCATCCCAGCGCCCTCTGCATGCCACCCTCACTTCCGCAAATGAGCAGGGCTTGGGGCGGCCTTCGAGCCTGGAACAACGTCGCCGTCATGCTGTACGTATCAACCAGCGTGAATACCTACGTGATGCCGTTAGTCAGACGTCTGCCATACgggaaagaagaaagggAGCGACATACCCTCAAATCCCCCGGCCCAGCgttcttcgcctcctccaccatcctcctcgtctcctccacaaCAGTGGGATCCTCACTCACAATGTAtctgccctcctcttcgatcTTGTGCACCGCCAGTGGCGAGCTCGCATACCAGCTCCACTTCAGCCTGCCCATGTTGGCACCCCATATCTTGCGCTCAATCTCGCCGATGGGCATGTACCCCTCGAacccgaagaagaagggttGGACGCCCCAGAACTTGCCGCCATAGAGGATGCggatgatgaagggggaggccaccaggatggagagggaatAGGCGAGGATAAATGCGCCAAATCCGCTGACTAGAGGCGAGGGGATCAGGGCAAGGATAGTGCCGACGATCAAAGGGATGATGTTGACGCGCAGGAGCCACTTAAGGATGCGGCGGAAGAGGGCGGGGTATGAGGTTGTGAGGGGAGTGCAAAATTCGGACCAGTGAACTGTGGCGGCGAGGCAGCCGTCAAGGATGATGGTATCGGTCTCGGGATTAAGCTGGGCATGGGAGTATTttggcttttgctgctgggtggAAGGACTCGGGAGTTCGGTCATTTCTGTGACGGTGGGGGACCAAGACTTTTGGATGGGGGAGTTGTAAGCTGGATGCGAGATCGACGTGGGCGGGCTGAGGGGAGCTTGGCTTTGGAACGAGACCTGAGAGCGGGAGGCAAGATGGGTTCGTGGCTGGCTTGCAACTGAAGGGGGGTATTGCCGCTTGGAGTGGGACAGGGGACTGGGTGGGAGGACCTTCTCGGAAGtaaccccatcatcatctcggTGGAAGAATTCCTGGTCAAATTCGCGCTCATTCACCGCGTCCATCTCGGCTTCCTGTTCGTTGTAAACTCCGATGCCAGCCACCTGGACGCTGGGCTCAATGTCCCAAAGTCGGGCACCATACACGTCGGTTGTGTCGTACCACACCTGCTCTTCATGTTGCAACAAGCAAAGCATCCTCTCAAACAGTCGGTTGTTGTAATTCTCGAGAGACAAGCGAGCGAACGCGAGGAAGGCAGAGTCACTTCGGTGAACTGATGGCCGTCTGCCCAACAATCCCATGAGTGCATAGGAGTAGTCACCAGGGAGGTACTGAGTCCCGGCTTGACGGGAGCTGAAGCATTCCAAAGCAACTGTGGTGAGCTCGAGATCGCTCAATTTGAGGTTGCCGGAGTAGTGGTCGATCAAGCGACGAACCTGGTAGCGATCTCTCGACGTCTCGAGACACCGGGCAGCGAACTGGTTCTTCGGAATGATTTGCTTCCGAATTGTGCCATATGGCGATGCTGAAGAATCCCGGAACGGGTCGGAGGCTTTGGCTGACGGCTCTTCCTCATGATCGGAGAAGTAGTAGCATGTTATCGTGGACCCTTTGCTGAGGAGAAGTTCTGGAAAGGTCCAGATGGACTGAGACCAAGAAGACAAGAGGGCGTAGCAGGGGTCCTTGTCGCTGTTCATGTCGACCGAATTATCCTCATCAGGCAGTCTGCCGAGAGCTATCGCCATACCGCTCGAACCTCGCACAATGTCGCTCATTCTCCAGACGTCCAGAGacaactcctcctcaggCGCTGTGAAGCAGTTGTCACTGATCCAATAGCAGCTCAAACCAGCCTCTTTGGTTGCACGCCGGGCCAGCTCATGGAGGGCTTCTTTATCTTGGGGAGTCTCTGTTTGGAGCTGAGAGACTCTCCAGGCAACGAAGAGATACTCGGGACAATGCTTTGCGTTCTGTTTCATCCACTTCAAGATGTCAGTTGGCATGGCGAGGTCAcgggtgggtgtggtgacAAACCTGCTTGACGTCGGTGGACTGATACACCTGGTACTCTTCACCATCCTGGACAACAACCTGCGGC includes:
- a CDS encoding hypothetical protein (EggNog:ENOG503NWE9); protein product: MTPTHKYTQLTRHKSRDVFGRTYSDVYSDCTISYNSGRFIKLKVQATDDVRNGKGGSTWKRKQIKNVGPTPLKVSNWVFGHVDDVNKPIKEYSFGDIAQVIGRTLAITPLMLFLNFAVRPGGGEVRNGGNYDAVPYRYFGRPKTSRNPLDNSIHQGEIQFQKTVTERPAIFAAPPSEKTSRAVSERTERILLPRRLCWLDTKPQVVVQDGEEYQVYQSTDVKQWMKQNAKHCPEYLFVAWRVSQLQTETPQDKEALHELARRATKEAGLSCYWISDNCFTAPEEELSLDVWRMSDIVRGSSGMAIALGRLPDEDNSVDMNSDKDPCYALLSSWSQSIWTFPELLLSKGSTITCYYFSDHEEEPSAKASDPFRDSSASPYGTIRKQIIPKNQFAARCLETSRDRYQVRRLIDHYSGNLKLSDLELTTVALECFSSRQAGTQYLPGDYSYALMGLLGRRPSVHRSDSAFLAFARLSLENYNNRLFERMLCLLQHEEQVWYDTTDVYGARLWDIEPSVQVAGIGVYNEQEAEMDAVNEREFDQEFFHRDDDGVTSEKVLPPSPLSHSKRQYPPSVASQPRTHLASRSQVSFQSQAPLSPPTSISHPAYNSPIQKSWSPTVTEMTELPSPSTQQQKPKYSHAQLNPETDTIILDGCLAATVHWSEFCTPLTTSYPALFRRILKWLLRVNIIPLIVGTILALIPSPLVSGFGAFILAYSLSILVASPFIIRILYGGKFWGVQPFFFGFEGYMPIGEIERKIWGANMGRLKWSWYASSPLAVHKIEEEGRYIVSEDPTVVEETRRMVEEAKNAGPGDLRVFTLVDTYSMTATLFQARRPPQALLICGSEGGMQRALGCSFEWTTQTFYKETVLRLETRVLDKMDRIRRVRLGVKRGHMEATHRASL